One Heptranchias perlo isolate sHepPer1 unplaced genomic scaffold, sHepPer1.hap1 HAP1_SCAFFOLD_43, whole genome shotgun sequence genomic window carries:
- the LOC137312414 gene encoding histone H2A-like codes for MSGRGKTGGKARSKAKSRSSRAGLQFPVGRVHRLLRKGNYVERVGARSPVYLAALFEHLTAEILELAGNAGRDNKKTRIIPRHLQLAIRNDEELNKLMGWVTIAQGGVLPNIQAVLLPKKSAVSIKKK; via the coding sequence atgtctggaagaggaaaaaccggcggtaaagctcggtccaaggccaagtctcgctcatcccgggccggactgcagttccctgtgggccgtgttcacaggctcctgcgaaaggggaactacgttgaacgtgtgggtgccagatccccggtctatctggctgctttgTTCGagcatctgacggctgaaatcctcgagctggccggcaacgcgggccgggacaacaagaagacccgcatcatccccagacacctgcagctggccatccgcaacgacgaggagctcaacaagctgatgggatgggtgaccatcgctcagggcggggtgctgcctaacaTCCAGGCCGTGCTGTTGCCGAAGAAAAGCGCTGTGAGCATCAAAAAGAAGTGA